One window from the genome of Cryptomeria japonica chromosome 6, Sugi_1.0, whole genome shotgun sequence encodes:
- the LOC131052842 gene encoding F-box protein SKIP8 isoform X2: MTERGKPSTTSTHTSNRRIALDKPSVGKNSNMWACSSCYCKTDFTTEQAAISPPNGWKAYYAATKAVIGVNEEWYRVCKLKSLRGMSRLWLNADYVKCILPGRAVFTGYEKVLQSWAITFQWDQHNDRQLRDVQARVFGDMAWVTFKEFFNAAIGPALATNIFEFHNGQWFMVHHHSSPMVEVGIGDPMVLV, from the exons CACTCACACAAGCAACAGAAGAATTGCCCTGGACAAACCTAGCGTGGGTAAAAATTCCAACATGTGGGCCTGTTCCTCCTGCTATTGCAAAACT GACTTCACAACAGAGCAGGCAGCTATATCACCTCCCAATGGTTGGAAAGCATATTACGCAGCAACAAAAGCTGTAATTGGGGTAAATGAGGAATGGTATCGTGTATGCAAATTAAAATCATTACGGGGAATGAGTCGTCTGTGGCTTAATGCTGACTATGTTAAGTGTATACTTCCAGGCAGGGCAGTTTTCACAGG GTATGAAAAAGTGTTGCAGAGTTGGGCAATTACATTCCAGTGGGATCAACATAATGATCGCCAGCTCCGTGATGTTCAGGCGAGGGTGTTTGGGGATATGGCATGGGTAACTTTTAAAGAATTTTTCAATGCAGCCATAGGTCCTGCTCTGGCTACTAATATATTTGAGTTTCACAATGGGCAGTGGTTCATGGTTCATCATCACAGTTCACCTATGGTTGAGGTTGGCATTGGTGACCCCATGGTGCTTGTATAA